The bacterium genome includes the window CGGTCACCTCCCGTCGACGATCCGCTCCCAGCCGGAGCCGGGCAGGGTCAGCACTTCGTAGGGGATCGTGTCGAGCCAGTCGGCGAGCAGCTCGGCCCCGATGCGGTCGTCGCCCTGGGATCCGAGCAGCACCGCGTCGTCCCCCGCCGCCGCGCCTGCGATGTGCGTCACGTCGATCATGGTCAGGTTCATGCAGATCCGGCCGCGCACCGGCGCGCGTTGGCCGCGCACCAGCACATGGGCCCGGTTGGAGAGTCGCCGCGGATAGCCGTCGGCGTAGCCCAGCGGCAGCACGGCGATGCGCGAATCGACGGGCGCCCGCCAGGTCCGCCCGTAGCCCACGGTCTCGCCGGCGGGCACGACGCGGACCTGGGCGATGCCGCAGATCCAGGTCGCCGCCGGGCGCAGGTCCAGGCCGGAGGTGCCGGCGGCGCGGGCCGAGACCAGCGTCTCGCGCGAGGGCCAGACGCCGTACGCGGCGATGCCCACGCGCACGATGTCGCGCCGGTCCTGGGGCCAGAGGATGGTCGCGGCGCTGCACGACATGTGCCGCTGCAGGTCGCCGTGGCCGCGCGCGGCCAGCCGGGAGAGCCAGTCGTCGTACCGCGCGGTCTGCGCGCGGGCCCAGGTGTGGTCGGTGGTGTCCTCGATGTCCGCGTAGTGGCTGGAGACGCCGACGAGCTCCAGCC containing:
- the alr gene encoding alanine racemase, with amino-acid sequence MEPTGWLRILVDHAALRDNARRFRELIPPACRLLTVVKSDGYGHGLLPAARAFLDGGADLLGVHTVGEAAALRDGGIDAPVLILGPVNAAGAALAARLGVEATVGSLAGLEAARLAADAARPLRLHLKVETGVNRQGIVEGELDAALAVLDGTPGLELVGVSSHYADIEDTTDHTWARAQTARYDDWLSRLAARGHGDLQRHMSCSAATILWPQDRRDIVRVGIAAYGVWPSRETLVSARAAGTSGLDLRPAATWICGIAQVRVVPAGETVGYGRTWRAPVDSRIAVLPLGYADGYPRRLSNRAHVLVRGQRAPVRGRICMNLTMIDVTHIAGAAAGDDAVLLGSQGDDRIGAELLADWLDTIPYEVLTLPGSGWERIVDGR